In Nocardioides dokdonensis FR1436, the following are encoded in one genomic region:
- a CDS encoding NAD(P)/FAD-dependent oxidoreductase: MTHTLTADAVVVGSGVIGSAVALELARAGRDVLVLDKAGGPGHGSTCASSAVIRFLYSTYDTVATSWEAKFMWERWADHLGLPGFEPLADPPVLSRFHRTGMLHLDVPAVPHDEGMRLLEAAGVPCEHLGPDELAARFPHLDTGAYWPNKPVADDAFWEDAPARLGAIWTPDAGYMDDPRLAADNLAVAARLHGATTAYRARVVAVERRGSLWHLALADGRRVESPVVVNAAGPWSGAFNAMAGIGAEFTIGVRPLRQEVHQVAQPEGYGTDAAPGPGVFDIDLGTYMRPGPQQAWVVGGTEPACDPFDWIEDPDTIDDHVTLARYESQVTRAARRLPELRVPNRPCGVVGVYDVADDWTPIYDRTDADGFYVAMGTSGNQFKNAPIAGCFLAAIIAAVEDGGVDHDRDPVTYVGEHTGLKIDLAAFSRIRPVNAASTRTVLG; the protein is encoded by the coding sequence GTGACCCACACCCTGACCGCTGACGCGGTCGTCGTCGGCTCCGGCGTCATCGGCTCGGCCGTGGCGCTCGAGCTGGCCCGCGCCGGTCGCGACGTGCTCGTGCTCGACAAGGCGGGCGGGCCCGGGCACGGCTCGACGTGCGCCTCGAGCGCGGTCATCCGCTTCCTCTACTCCACCTACGACACCGTCGCGACGTCGTGGGAGGCCAAGTTCATGTGGGAACGGTGGGCCGACCACCTCGGGCTGCCGGGGTTCGAGCCGCTGGCCGACCCGCCGGTGCTCTCGCGCTTCCACCGCACCGGGATGCTGCACCTCGACGTGCCGGCCGTGCCGCACGACGAGGGGATGCGGCTCCTGGAGGCCGCCGGGGTGCCGTGCGAGCACCTCGGGCCCGACGAGCTCGCCGCCCGGTTCCCGCACCTCGACACCGGTGCCTACTGGCCCAACAAGCCGGTGGCCGACGACGCGTTCTGGGAGGACGCACCGGCCCGGCTCGGGGCGATCTGGACCCCCGACGCCGGCTACATGGACGACCCGCGGCTGGCCGCCGACAACCTCGCCGTCGCGGCCCGGCTGCACGGTGCGACGACGGCGTACCGCGCCCGGGTCGTCGCCGTCGAGCGTCGCGGCTCGCTGTGGCACCTCGCCCTGGCCGACGGGCGCCGGGTGGAGTCGCCGGTCGTGGTCAACGCGGCAGGCCCCTGGTCGGGGGCGTTCAACGCGATGGCGGGCATCGGGGCGGAGTTCACCATCGGCGTCCGGCCGCTGCGCCAGGAGGTGCACCAGGTGGCCCAGCCGGAGGGGTACGGCACCGACGCCGCACCTGGCCCGGGCGTCTTCGACATCGACCTCGGCACCTACATGCGTCCCGGGCCGCAGCAGGCCTGGGTCGTCGGCGGCACCGAGCCCGCGTGCGACCCCTTCGACTGGATCGAGGACCCCGACACCATCGACGACCACGTCACGCTGGCGCGCTACGAGTCGCAGGTGACGCGGGCTGCCCGGCGGCTGCCCGAGCTGCGGGTGCCCAACCGGCCCTGCGGGGTCGTCGGGGTCTACGACGTCGCCGACGACTGGACACCCATCTACGACCGCACCGACGCCGACGGCTTCTACGTCGCGATGGGCACCAGCGGCAACCAGTTCAAGAACGCTCCCATCGCCGGGTGCTTCCTGGCCGCGATCATCGCCGCGGTGGAGGACGGCGGCGTGGACCACGACCGTGACCCGGTCACCTACGTCGGCGAGCACACCGGTCTGAAGATCGACCTGGCGGCGTTCTCCCGGATCCGTCCGGTGAACGCCGCCAGCACCCGCACCGTGCTCGGGTAG
- a CDS encoding serine protein kinase RIO — translation MTYDVSQHPHDRTTPDPQRGAEHFDFDFRPLDDLDEGQRWSTWLEVEPLSRGPEPRPAWVVTSQAAVDTELGVLKTGKEADAFLLERAVPDTDPTHPPGDFGQSVVMVAKRYRSEEHRTFHRSGAYTEGRRVRNTRDARAMAKKTAHGRAVAAGQWAWAEWQALTRLWTLGLPVPYPVQVDGTELLMEWITVEGEHGHETAPRLAQSRPEPGLLASYWEQTRDAMALMVQAGIVHGDLSPYNVLAAGERLVVIDLPQVVDLVGNVNGMDFLLRDCTHMATWFRARGLAVDEHDLFGELMAHAF, via the coding sequence GTGACGTACGACGTCTCTCAGCACCCGCACGACCGCACCACCCCTGACCCCCAGCGCGGCGCCGAGCACTTCGACTTCGACTTCCGCCCGCTCGACGACCTCGACGAGGGCCAGCGCTGGTCCACCTGGCTCGAGGTCGAGCCGCTCTCGCGCGGCCCCGAGCCCCGGCCCGCCTGGGTGGTCACCAGCCAGGCGGCCGTCGACACCGAGCTCGGTGTCCTGAAGACCGGCAAGGAGGCCGACGCGTTCCTGCTCGAGCGCGCCGTGCCCGACACCGACCCGACCCACCCTCCGGGCGACTTTGGACAGTCGGTGGTCATGGTGGCCAAGCGCTACCGCAGCGAGGAGCACCGCACGTTCCACCGCTCCGGCGCCTACACCGAGGGGCGCAGGGTCCGGAACACGCGCGACGCCCGGGCGATGGCCAAGAAGACCGCGCACGGCCGGGCGGTCGCCGCGGGCCAGTGGGCCTGGGCCGAGTGGCAGGCCCTGACCAGGCTCTGGACGCTGGGCCTGCCGGTGCCCTACCCGGTGCAGGTCGACGGCACCGAGCTGCTGATGGAGTGGATCACCGTCGAGGGCGAGCACGGGCACGAGACCGCGCCCCGGCTGGCGCAGTCGAGACCGGAGCCGGGGCTGCTGGCGTCGTACTGGGAGCAGACCCGCGACGCGATGGCGCTGATGGTGCAGGCCGGGATCGTGCACGGCGACCTGTCGCCGTACAACGTGCTGGCCGCCGGCGAGCGGCTGGTCGTCATCGACCTGCCGCAGGTCGTCGACCTGGTCGGCAACGTGAACGGGATGGACTTCCTGCTGCGTGACTGCACCCACATGGCCACCTGGTTCCGGGCCCGCGGCCTGGCCGTCGACGAGCACGACCTGTTCGGCGAGCTCATGGCCCATGCCTTCTGA
- a CDS encoding NUDIX domain-containing protein, with the protein MPPPHTKNIVAVVLQRRGRTALLRRSDAVSHDNGLWHCVTGFLEPGVSPLEQALAEVLEETGLRVADLVSLDEGPVVELVDAGANTWQVHTFRGETLVKRLAINWEHDAYRWVTRRTAPGFRQVSWLKDVMDAVGAHERLQPAPASRSGAMPEVDWS; encoded by the coding sequence GTGCCACCCCCACACACCAAGAACATCGTCGCCGTGGTCCTGCAGCGGCGAGGCAGGACCGCGCTCCTGCGACGCAGCGACGCGGTGTCCCACGACAACGGGCTCTGGCACTGCGTGACGGGGTTCCTCGAGCCGGGGGTCAGCCCGCTGGAGCAGGCTCTCGCGGAGGTCTTAGAGGAGACCGGGCTCCGAGTGGCCGATCTCGTCTCGCTGGACGAAGGACCCGTCGTGGAGCTGGTCGACGCCGGGGCGAACACCTGGCAGGTGCACACCTTCCGCGGCGAGACGCTGGTCAAGCGACTGGCCATCAACTGGGAGCACGATGCCTATCGCTGGGTGACCCGCCGTACCGCGCCCGGCTTCCGGCAGGTGAGCTGGCTCAAGGACGTCATGGATGCCGTGGGGGCTCACGAGCGGTTGCAGCCGGCACCCGCGTCACGCTCGGGAGCGATGCCGGAGGTCGACTGGTCGTGA
- a CDS encoding phosphotransferase family protein: MSVGSPSTDLSVSTQIDGLIDLVALRAWLDDQGVSPGRPLEVVGLLGGGTQNILLRLRRGSRDLVLRRGPRHLRTSTNDNLRREMRVLDGLSRTRVPHARLVADCPDEDILGGAAFYVMELVDGLNPTVEMPWAEEDVTRTRRLCFSTVEALAGLGEVDHEAVGLSGVGRPDGFLERQVARWRSELATYARFPEYQGPDLPAVAAIGDWLDDNRPADWTPGILHGDFHLANLLVDPSTAEVAAIVDWEMATIGDPLLDLGSLLATWPRPGRPHGVGWSVDSMASAVTKPELVQHYADRSHRDMSAIDWYEVLASWKLAIVIEGTHARACAGLAPRDTGKMLHAWAVTLLDQARVVAGV, translated from the coding sequence GTGAGCGTGGGCAGCCCGTCCACCGACCTCTCGGTCTCGACACAGATCGACGGCCTGATCGACCTGGTTGCGCTCCGCGCCTGGTTGGACGACCAGGGCGTCTCACCGGGACGGCCGCTCGAGGTGGTGGGGCTGCTGGGTGGCGGGACGCAGAACATCCTGCTCCGCCTCCGTCGCGGCAGCCGTGACCTGGTGCTCCGTCGCGGGCCCCGTCACCTGAGGACCAGCACGAACGACAACCTCCGCCGGGAGATGCGGGTCCTGGACGGCCTCAGCCGGACGAGGGTCCCGCACGCGCGGTTGGTAGCGGACTGCCCGGACGAGGACATCCTCGGCGGCGCGGCCTTCTACGTCATGGAACTCGTCGACGGCCTCAATCCGACGGTGGAGATGCCGTGGGCCGAGGAGGACGTGACGCGCACCCGCCGGCTGTGCTTCTCGACCGTGGAGGCCCTGGCCGGACTGGGCGAGGTGGACCACGAGGCGGTGGGCCTGTCCGGAGTCGGCCGGCCCGACGGCTTCCTGGAACGGCAGGTCGCGCGGTGGCGTTCCGAGCTGGCCACCTACGCCCGGTTCCCCGAGTACCAGGGCCCGGACCTACCTGCAGTCGCTGCCATCGGTGACTGGCTCGACGACAACCGGCCCGCCGACTGGACCCCCGGGATACTGCACGGAGACTTCCACCTGGCGAACCTGCTGGTCGATCCGAGCACTGCCGAGGTGGCAGCGATCGTGGACTGGGAGATGGCGACGATCGGTGACCCGTTGCTCGACCTCGGGTCGCTGCTGGCCACGTGGCCTCGACCTGGTCGGCCGCACGGCGTCGGCTGGTCGGTCGACTCCATGGCGTCCGCGGTCACGAAGCCGGAGCTCGTCCAGCACTACGCGGACCGGTCCCACCGGGACATGTCCGCCATCGACTGGTACGAGGTGCTGGCATCGTGGAAGCTCGCCATCGTCATCGAGGGAACCCATGCTCGGGCCTGCGCGGGCCTGGCCCCGCGCGACACCGGCAAGATGCTGCACGCCTGGGCAGTGACGCTCCTGGACCAGGCGCGCGTCGTGGCCGGCGTCTGA
- a CDS encoding LLM class flavin-dependent oxidoreductase — translation MSTTFSPPADVHAQSNQDELDALRIGLWYDFRNPPSAQRSFSTFYREVLDQVVEAEEAGLESVWLTEHHFCPDGYTPSPLVLLAAIAERTSTMHLGTNLIVSPLHEPIRLAEDAATLSLLSGGRFDLGVGLGYWKREFEAFGRNLKNRPSLLEEGIEVIKRAWAGSAEPFEGKRHTYPGLPVHPLPEKVPGLLIGAMADKAIDRAARLGDGFLSTQNHHQEAFLDAWARHGRDLDDARIMAGQWAVVAEDPEKVWAEIGECAVYQLNAYIEWGAFGDPDEIPRFQTPADVLAGGAYRLQDAEMAIQEILELKKLRPQVRDMHYFAQLPGESVASGTARMHYLASEVAAPVKARLAEVARGPR, via the coding sequence ATGAGCACGACCTTCTCCCCCCCGGCCGACGTGCACGCGCAGTCGAACCAGGACGAGCTCGACGCGCTCCGGATCGGGCTCTGGTACGACTTCCGGAACCCCCCGTCGGCGCAGCGCTCGTTCAGCACCTTCTACCGCGAGGTGCTCGACCAGGTCGTCGAGGCTGAGGAGGCGGGGCTGGAGTCGGTGTGGCTGACGGAGCACCACTTCTGCCCCGACGGGTACACCCCTTCCCCCCTGGTCCTGCTCGCGGCCATAGCGGAGCGAACTTCGACCATGCACCTTGGCACCAACCTGATCGTGTCACCACTGCATGAGCCGATCCGCCTCGCCGAGGACGCTGCCACCCTCTCCCTCCTCTCCGGCGGACGGTTCGACCTCGGTGTCGGCCTGGGATACTGGAAGCGGGAGTTCGAGGCGTTCGGTCGCAACCTGAAGAACCGACCCAGCCTCCTCGAGGAAGGGATCGAGGTCATCAAGCGTGCCTGGGCGGGCTCTGCCGAGCCGTTCGAGGGCAAGCGTCACACCTACCCCGGGCTTCCGGTCCACCCGCTGCCCGAGAAGGTCCCCGGGCTTCTCATCGGCGCGATGGCCGACAAGGCGATCGATCGGGCCGCGCGGCTGGGTGATGGATTCCTGAGCACCCAGAACCACCACCAGGAGGCCTTCCTCGATGCCTGGGCCCGCCACGGACGAGACCTGGACGACGCGCGCATCATGGCCGGCCAATGGGCAGTGGTGGCCGAGGACCCGGAGAAGGTCTGGGCCGAGATCGGCGAGTGCGCCGTGTACCAGCTCAACGCCTACATCGAGTGGGGCGCCTTCGGGGACCCTGACGAGATCCCCCGCTTCCAGACACCGGCCGATGTCCTGGCCGGTGGTGCCTACCGGTTGCAGGATGCCGAGATGGCGATCCAGGAGATCCTCGAGCTCAAGAAGCTGCGTCCACAGGTCCGAGACATGCACTACTTCGCCCAGCTGCCTGGTGAGTCGGTGGCCAGTGGCACCGCTCGGATGCACTACCTGGCCTCCGAGGTCGCGGCGCCCGTCAAGGCTCGGCTGGCCGAGGTCGCTCGGGGACCGAGGTGA
- a CDS encoding flavin reductase family protein: protein MTATALDPVVASFKDAMAALPAGVTVVTTCDDAWRPWGFTASAITSLSMDPPLVLVCLAKTARCHPAFLGLDRWNIHILGEEHADLAYRFASRDADKFGGGEFNFSTGLPSLANVPVRVECRAYAKHDGGDHTILVGEIVDVEMSGATPVVYQNRKFHTIEGDPA, encoded by the coding sequence ATGACTGCCACGGCTCTCGACCCCGTAGTGGCCTCCTTCAAGGACGCCATGGCGGCCCTGCCTGCAGGCGTCACGGTCGTCACGACCTGCGACGACGCGTGGCGGCCCTGGGGCTTCACCGCCAGCGCCATCACCTCGCTGTCGATGGACCCGCCGCTGGTGCTGGTCTGCTTGGCCAAGACCGCCCGGTGCCACCCGGCGTTCCTGGGCCTGGACCGGTGGAACATCCACATCCTCGGCGAGGAGCACGCCGACCTGGCCTACCGCTTCGCCTCGCGGGACGCTGACAAGTTCGGCGGCGGCGAGTTCAACTTCAGCACCGGTCTGCCCAGCCTGGCGAACGTCCCCGTCCGCGTGGAGTGCCGCGCCTACGCCAAGCACGACGGCGGCGACCACACCATCCTGGTCGGCGAGATCGTCGACGTGGAGATGTCGGGTGCCACACCGGTCGTCTACCAGAACCGGAAGTTCCACACGATCGAAGGAGACCCGGCATGA
- a CDS encoding alpha/beta fold hydrolase: MARLAVEGTREIHFDHHKGGDRAPVVLVHGWGMNGRVWDYVLPYLLRAGHDVVVADQRACGRSDRDFDDMGIETLGADVVALVDHLDLEPVVLNGWSAGGAVVTSAAASLGRRCAGLVLTCGAAPRFTNAEDWTHGIPADGIPDMIAALDDDPVTFLRAMSAGQAHVALDPAIIDWMWWIFNEAGARAHETLLDLAHVDLREAVAKITAPTLVFGGKHDPTVPFTIAEHQAETYPQAKLVALDTGHVPFIEAKAEYREALLDYLDQL, from the coding sequence ATGGCTCGTCTCGCAGTAGAGGGCACCCGGGAGATTCACTTCGACCACCACAAGGGCGGAGATCGTGCCCCGGTGGTGCTGGTCCACGGCTGGGGGATGAACGGCCGGGTCTGGGACTACGTGCTGCCCTATCTCCTGCGAGCCGGGCACGACGTGGTCGTGGCCGACCAGCGGGCCTGCGGACGATCGGACCGTGACTTCGATGACATGGGCATCGAGACGCTCGGCGCCGACGTCGTCGCCCTGGTCGATCACCTGGACCTGGAGCCCGTCGTGCTGAACGGCTGGTCCGCCGGTGGGGCCGTGGTGACCTCGGCCGCTGCATCGCTGGGGCGACGCTGCGCCGGCCTGGTGCTGACGTGCGGGGCCGCCCCGCGATTCACCAACGCCGAGGACTGGACCCACGGCATCCCCGCTGACGGCATCCCGGACATGATCGCTGCGCTCGACGACGACCCGGTCACGTTCCTGCGAGCGATGTCGGCCGGGCAGGCGCACGTCGCCCTGGACCCGGCGATCATCGACTGGATGTGGTGGATCTTCAACGAGGCCGGCGCCCGAGCGCACGAGACGCTTCTCGACCTCGCGCACGTCGACCTCCGCGAGGCAGTCGCCAAGATCACCGCTCCGACACTGGTGTTCGGAGGCAAGCACGACCCGACCGTTCCGTTCACGATCGCCGAGCACCAGGCGGAGACCTACCCGCAGGCGAAGCTGGTGGCGCTCGACACGGGTCACGTCCCCTTCATCGAGGCGAAGGCGGAGTACCGGGAAGCACTGCTCGACTACCTCGACCAGTTGTGA
- a CDS encoding GAF domain-containing protein: MSRQDVLRADENRLNGVVRAFEEIALASMEESMELHLVLQAIGRRLIELLQISRCTVYLRRGDGRFACHAGWSAAGDMGHLVSRLVSGGDRLTKEAVATRKPILAKDAVNHPLTDHEAMIHFGVRDILAVPMVLAGEVIGVIYVDNEDRDHTYGTAELATAQAFASLAAIAVRQVELRDELDQHNAVIQHKNQQLRKIATISRMLSDATLKGADTDDLLTLVEGFLHRPVVLYSADLNVLAWKAPSSLKLAHPPALPQRARDLQVVRQLRSAEDTSPALLPSLPAIGSPHRRLLAPIVVERRRVGYLEAVEFGRPFVDLEREILDRAAVAIALQLQTESRRAESEAQARSDFLADILNGERDSDSLRRAATARGISPDGTYRLLRVRYGHGDEQRHTGRARRQGLLDLLSERLDLDGLVDTSIPGGDILLLEERPGIDLAERLEPLRPDLEAIGVLHLVLSLPQVGLVSMSAAATELRDMERALLELGARPQLLRMDRAGVLQMLLQDTGIGRAQEFAVTLLAPLLRTDQNDVLIETIRVFLAVNCHIRAASRTLGVHENTVRYRVGKAGEAMGVDLNDFTDAFKVRLALQVHDLLPPP, from the coding sequence ATGTCCCGGCAGGATGTGCTTCGCGCCGACGAGAACCGGCTCAACGGCGTCGTGCGGGCTTTCGAAGAGATCGCGCTCGCCTCCATGGAGGAGTCCATGGAGCTGCACCTGGTGCTGCAGGCCATCGGACGCCGGCTCATCGAGCTGCTCCAGATCTCCCGGTGCACCGTCTACCTACGTCGCGGCGACGGTCGGTTCGCGTGCCACGCCGGGTGGTCCGCGGCCGGCGACATGGGGCACCTCGTCAGCCGTCTCGTCAGCGGCGGCGACCGACTGACGAAGGAGGCGGTGGCCACACGGAAGCCGATCCTGGCCAAGGATGCGGTCAACCACCCGCTGACCGACCACGAGGCGATGATCCACTTCGGCGTCCGCGACATCCTGGCGGTCCCGATGGTGCTTGCCGGTGAGGTGATCGGTGTCATCTACGTCGACAACGAGGACCGGGACCACACGTACGGCACCGCCGAGCTGGCCACGGCCCAGGCCTTCGCCAGCCTGGCGGCGATCGCCGTACGTCAGGTCGAGCTCCGCGACGAGCTGGACCAGCACAACGCCGTCATCCAGCACAAGAACCAGCAGCTCCGCAAGATCGCGACCATCTCGCGCATGCTCTCCGACGCCACCCTCAAGGGTGCGGACACCGACGACCTGCTCACGCTGGTGGAGGGGTTCCTGCACCGTCCGGTCGTGCTCTACTCGGCTGATCTCAACGTGCTCGCCTGGAAGGCCCCGTCCAGCCTCAAGCTCGCCCACCCGCCCGCGCTGCCGCAGCGCGCGCGCGATCTCCAGGTCGTTCGTCAGCTGCGGTCCGCCGAGGACACGAGCCCGGCCCTCCTGCCCTCGCTCCCGGCCATCGGGTCCCCGCACCGCCGACTGCTGGCACCGATCGTCGTGGAACGTCGCCGGGTCGGCTACCTCGAAGCCGTCGAGTTCGGCCGCCCGTTCGTGGACCTGGAGCGCGAGATCCTCGACCGTGCGGCCGTCGCCATCGCCCTGCAGCTGCAGACCGAGTCGAGGCGGGCCGAGAGCGAGGCCCAGGCCCGCAGCGACTTCCTGGCTGACATCCTCAACGGGGAGAGGGACTCCGACTCGCTGCGGCGCGCCGCGACCGCGCGGGGGATCAGTCCCGATGGGACCTACCGACTCCTTCGGGTGCGCTACGGCCACGGGGACGAGCAGCGACACACCGGTCGAGCCCGGCGTCAGGGCCTGCTCGACCTCCTCTCGGAACGGCTCGACCTGGACGGCCTGGTCGACACCAGCATCCCTGGAGGGGACATCCTCCTGCTCGAGGAACGGCCCGGCATCGACCTGGCCGAGCGGCTCGAGCCGCTCCGGCCGGACCTGGAGGCGATCGGGGTGCTGCACCTGGTCCTCTCGCTCCCCCAGGTCGGACTGGTCTCGATGTCTGCGGCGGCAACCGAGCTGCGCGACATGGAGCGGGCACTCCTGGAGCTCGGTGCACGCCCGCAGCTGCTCCGGATGGACCGCGCCGGGGTGCTGCAGATGCTGCTGCAGGACACCGGCATCGGACGGGCACAGGAGTTCGCGGTCACCCTGTTGGCACCGCTGCTGCGCACCGACCAGAACGACGTGCTGATCGAGACCATCCGCGTGTTCCTCGCGGTCAACTGCCACATCCGCGCCGCGAGTCGGACGCTCGGGGTCCACGAGAACACCGTGCGCTACCGAGTAGGCAAGGCCGGGGAGGCGATGGGGGTCGACCTCAACGACTTCACCGACGCTTTCAAGGTGCGCCTGGCGCTGCAGGTGCATGACCTCCTCCCGCCGCCCTGA
- a CDS encoding LLM class flavin-dependent oxidoreductase, giving the protein MGPGRIQPQVHAATQITKENKMDVGILLVAQNWYKDKSDEAVFMDEVEMGVAAEEAGFDSVWSAEHHFDDYSMLPDNFQVLSYIAGRTKRVKLGIGAAILPWNDPLRVAEKSILLDHLSGGRAMVALGRGLAKAEYDAFGIDMNESRARFNESADMVINAVKTGVIEGSGPHYPQQKIELRPAPSPDRPWDDRLFAAAMSPDSIPIAAELGVRMMTFMQFDNATHAGSINEYREMFKKHHGAYPAAPLVQDFVFCHEDPDVAEAMAQQYIGQYFLSVIKHYDFAGEHWRATKGYETYQVGADMIREAGMENAAKGYVQANIHGTPEQCIEQYRERREIFGCDYLANAAFCFAGMPIEESMKSMRLFGEKVVPALKEM; this is encoded by the coding sequence ATGGGTCCCGGACGCATCCAGCCGCAGGTGCACGCAGCCACCCAGATCACCAAGGAGAACAAGATGGACGTTGGAATTCTGCTCGTCGCGCAGAACTGGTACAAGGACAAGTCGGACGAGGCCGTCTTCATGGACGAGGTCGAGATGGGCGTCGCCGCTGAGGAGGCTGGCTTCGACTCCGTCTGGTCCGCCGAGCACCACTTCGACGACTACTCCATGCTCCCGGACAACTTCCAGGTGCTCTCCTACATCGCCGGTCGCACGAAGCGGGTCAAGCTCGGCATCGGCGCTGCCATCCTGCCCTGGAACGACCCGCTGCGCGTGGCGGAGAAGTCCATCCTCCTCGACCACCTCTCCGGCGGCCGGGCGATGGTGGCCCTGGGTCGTGGCCTCGCCAAGGCGGAGTACGACGCGTTCGGCATCGACATGAACGAGTCGCGAGCCCGCTTCAACGAGTCGGCCGACATGGTCATCAACGCCGTCAAGACGGGGGTCATCGAAGGCTCCGGGCCGCACTACCCGCAGCAGAAGATCGAGCTCCGACCGGCACCCAGCCCCGACCGTCCCTGGGACGACCGGCTCTTCGCCGCTGCGATGTCGCCGGACTCCATCCCCATCGCTGCCGAGCTCGGTGTGCGGATGATGACGTTCATGCAGTTCGACAACGCCACCCACGCCGGCTCGATCAACGAGTACCGCGAGATGTTCAAGAAGCACCACGGTGCCTACCCGGCGGCGCCGCTGGTCCAGGACTTCGTCTTCTGTCACGAGGACCCGGACGTCGCCGAGGCGATGGCGCAGCAGTACATCGGTCAGTACTTCCTCAGCGTCATCAAGCACTACGACTTCGCTGGCGAGCACTGGCGCGCCACGAAGGGCTACGAGACCTACCAGGTCGGTGCGGACATGATCCGTGAGGCCGGTATGGAGAACGCCGCGAAGGGGTACGTGCAGGCGAACATCCACGGCACGCCCGAGCAGTGCATCGAGCAGTACCGTGAGCGCCGCGAGATCTTCGGTTGCGACTACCTGGCGAACGCGGCCTTCTGCTTCGCGGGCATGCCGATCGAGGAGTCGATGAAGAGCATGCGCCTCTTCGGCGAGAAGGTGGTCCCCGCGCTCAAGGAGATGTGA
- a CDS encoding TetR/AcrR family transcriptional regulator — MIVASAVHNFTERGYHGTSMRDIARGADVTVASIYHHFPAKQDILRDIMVSTMRDILEQTRASVAAVETTAATRLGALMRTWVLFHTTRRSEALIGASELRSLDDRGRRLVIGLRDEQEAVFRILVEEGVTTGEFGTAHPLEAARAVINMGYSIAAWYRPDGEASPEEMAERYCDLALATVSASPAH, encoded by the coding sequence GTGATCGTCGCCTCGGCCGTGCACAACTTCACGGAGCGCGGGTACCACGGCACCTCGATGCGTGACATCGCTCGCGGCGCGGACGTGACGGTCGCGTCGATCTACCACCACTTCCCCGCGAAGCAGGACATCCTGCGGGACATCATGGTGTCGACGATGCGAGACATCCTCGAGCAGACGCGTGCCTCGGTCGCCGCCGTCGAGACCACCGCGGCGACCCGGCTCGGCGCACTCATGCGCACGTGGGTCCTCTTCCACACCACCCGGAGGTCCGAGGCGCTCATCGGCGCCTCGGAGCTGCGGAGCCTCGACGACCGCGGGCGCCGGCTGGTGATCGGTCTGCGAGACGAGCAGGAGGCCGTCTTCCGCATCCTCGTCGAAGAAGGCGTGACCACCGGCGAGTTCGGCACGGCCCACCCCCTCGAAGCTGCCCGGGCAGTGATCAACATGGGGTACTCGATCGCCGCTTGGTACCGGCCCGACGGCGAGGCCAGCCCCGAGGAGATGGCCGAGCGCTACTGCGACCTGGCACTGGCGACAGTCTCCGCTTCCCCCGCGCACTGA